The genomic stretch ATCTAATGACTACATGTAATGTGGAAGGTGTAGCTCAGAGTGATGAACCCGCAGATAATCATCAAACAACTCTACATTCCATTGttgcctctttcagctcattgttttggtttagcCTATGTTTTGCTAGCAAGTTAGCAAAGTCAGCGACTAACTGGTGAGCACggtggagcatttagcggctaaagagccagatatttccctcaggagttggtggacagtaaaacagagctaaaaggaagtgaatattggactttcatTGGGCAGGTGGACAAACACAAAAGGAAATGCTAGTGTTTGCTGGctaactgtttgctaacatgacTGTCAAAACACCTTCACAAGCTCTGCCCCCAAGTGGCAAAAAATCTGTTAATGCatgtttaaaggaatagtttgaaaaTTTGGGAGAGACACTTTGAATTTAGATTTGAAAAGATTGATATCGTTCTCATGCCTGTACattcaatatgaagctacagctagcagcttGTTAGCGTAAAACCACACGGTGTCATTTTAATGCTCTAGTATttgtacagatgaaacaaaccagatataaaaTAGTCTATTAATAAGTCTCAGAGTGCTGGTGCTAATACGATTTTGTTACTTTTCGACAGCTGTCtacagtttttatgctaagctaagctaatcagctgctaacagtagcttcatatttgacATACAGACATTAAGATGGTATCAGTCTATGTGAACTTGGTACAATAGATCTGTAAGAATCACATTTGCAACTTTAATGACAATAGACAATGAACAGCCTGGTACCTGCAGTGAAACTTCTGTTTCCACAAGTTTGTTGCTGATGTTCAGAATTTTTATTATAACCaaaaaaatgcatcacttcTGGTGAGCCACAGCAATATTGGCCCATCACCATGAATCAAAGTAGGTAGTTCTGAAGCATCTTATATTAATCTCAATGCTTCATTATATCCTGTAGGCATTACCActggtaaaaagaaaaaaaaagactttaaattttaaattacattttattaagCTCATCCTCTACTGCTTTATATTACTGCCATTATAATTTAATGAAGTGAAAACAAGTTGATTATGCGTGGCCTGCAATCAGCAGCATACTATACATAACAATGAAGTGTAAGTCACAGAAATCACATTACCTATTCAAGGAAGCAGTGTGGACTAATGCACAGTGTTTAATTCAAAATGAGCTGAGAAACCTTTTAAAGGGTCAGCCAAGTATACAGCTGGGCCTCTGGTCACCTCTATCCCCCTCACAGTTATAGGACAAACTTCTGTTCTGCATGTTTAACAGGTACACAAAGATGAAGACAGCCaccaacatttacattttcaactTAGCCCTCGCCGATGCCCTGGTCACCACCACAATGCCCTTCCAGAGCACAGACTACCTGTTGAACACCTGGCCCTTCGGTGAGGTGGTGTGCAAGGTCTTCATCTCCATCGACTACTACAACATGTTCACCAGCATCTTTACTCTCACCATGATGAGTGTGGATCGCTATGTGGCTGTGTGCCACCCGGTGAAAGCCCTGGACTTCCGCACTCCGATCAAAGCCAAGATGATCAATGTGTGCATCTGGATCCTGTCCTCAGCCGCGGGGATACCTGCTTTTGTTCTGGGGGGCACCCAGACGAAGAGCGGTGAGAAAGTGCTTTCACATTACTTTCCAAGCTGAGAGGCTTCAGCCAATTTTTTAAGTTGTGACACTCACTTGAAGTTTGTGCTGGTAATATTTTAAGAGCAGAAATATATTCTATCAAGTCCATCAGTGCAGAGTTCTTTATTAGCCTCACATCATGAGTCATCCTTCCTGaatacagatgaaaaaaaagcagagtttAGAGTAAAATATTCCTGTTTGAGTGCAGATTAGCTGTTCCATGACATCTTGCTAAATTGATGGCAGAAAGGCACAAAGTGGAGTTTTATTTATGATAAAGCTCAAGTGCACTTCATCACTTCATTCacatcctctccctccctctctcctttgctCCTGCAGACATAACTGAGTGTGCCTTACAGTTCCCAGAGCCGTACGTGTACTGGGACACACTGATGAAGATATGTGTGTTCGTCTTTGCCTTCGTCGTGCCTGTGCTCATCATCACCGTGTGCTACTCCCTCATGGTCCTGAGGCTGAAGAGCGTCCGAATGTTGTCCGGCTCACGGGAAAAGGACCGCAACCTGCGGCGGATCACGCGGCTGGTGGTGGTCGTGGTGGCGGTGTTCGTGATCTGCTGGACGCCCATTCATATTTTCATCCTGGTCAAGGCACTCGTGAGCGTGCCCGAAACCACCGCCATCATGGCCGCTTACTTCTTCTGCGTGGCTCTGGGCTACACAAACAGTAGCCTCAACCCAGTCCTCTATGCCTTTCTGGATGAGAACTTCAAACGCTGCTTCAAAGACTTCTGCCTCTCGGCCAAACTGAGGGGGGAGAAGGTGTCAGGGAGCAAGAAAGCCCCCGGCACCATGCGAGAAGCCGCTGTCCCCCTGGAGAACCCTGATGGGACTAGTAAACCTACATGACTAGCAGTGGAACTGTCTTCAATTTCCCACATTGGAAAGGAAGACTCACATGACCTGGGCCTAACCCATGTCACATCAGCAATGTAGACAAGGTTTGGCTCAATTTACAGAAGTTGATTTATTTGCGTGCCAACACTGATATGATTTCATTTCAGAGATCAAATGTAAGTTACACATTATAAATtgctctccatcttttccatAAGCCCACATAGAATCAAAAACACTTCCCCTTTGCTGTGACTGCTGTCActctgattcatttttttcccccgtGGCTTTTGTTTTAAAAGTTGTGTATTTATTATATGAACAGGCAGGTGGACGTGAACTAGAAGAGTCTGTTGTttgagcaggaaaaaaagactaAAGATTAAAGATTAACAGTCTCCAAACCAGTCTTTCAAACCATCTCCTGTCCTGTTAGATAGTATGTTATTAAGGAATAAGTTTATGAGTGAGCAATCAGAAAACCATATGGCATGTTGCAAACATGGCTGGTAATGTGGTAATGAGAATATAATGTCAAAATTTTTCAGGAAAATTGTTGACAATTTAGTGAAAAAAAGTAGAAAGAGACTGTAAAATTGAAACATTATTGGCTCAAGTTTCATACAGTATACTTGTTACAACACTGTTTCATGCtaattttactgtattttgtttatgtctgtctgAAATTTTAAGATTCCTGTCATTTCCTCCTATGATTTTTCCTATTGCCAAACGTGCCTTTAACAGTCCAGGATAACACAGCCTTGCATCAGAGGAAAATAATTTTAGTAATGATGACTGAATGAGGTCCAACGGCACGTCATGCATAGTTTTCGTATGCGGTTAACGTGTCAGTGGTCGTTGCATGaatcactgacagcagatatgcGCCAAAGCCCTTTTCACCTCTGTGAAGAGTCTGAAGTGTGCAGCCTGACTACAATGTGAGAGAACTGACTCATGTTGGACTTTGAAGTCGCTCTgaggtaaacacacaaaaaaataagttGCACTCAGTTGCGTCAAAGCAAGTTTATTGCAGAGAGACGTTATAAGGGAAAATCCTGGACTTGAATGTGCATTTAATATTTGACAGAGGGCTCTCTATCAGCTTTGACTCTGGAGTTGTGTCCAGTTTGATAAGTTGTTCAATTCATGGTGTATAATTCCATCATCATGTGCTGTTTATGGCTTTTACCATGAAATGCATTGTCCTATTGAAACACTCATGCTGTTGCTGTAGAGAAATGTTCGATCAGTgcaatctgaaaacacaaatagctGTTTAAACAAGCTGTTAAGCACATTGTTAGATACAGTTTATTCTGTCAACTGTACAGTATGATAGTATTTTGTaaagatgacaaaaaacaacctTTGCACAGACATCACTGAAATATATTGTACTTGTAGCATGATTGTTGCTATGATAGTAAATAATGTAACATCGGCAGCCTATATGCTTGATGGACTGTGCTGTTATTTTGAATGTACTGCAAATAGACTCTGTATTATATAAACATAGAAGTCATATATCTCATTAAAGGAGAACTTCAGCTAACACTTAAGTAATAAAATCAATTTCCATAAACACTCATGTCCCTAAACTAGAGTTTTGTGCATTTGGAGAAACTTGTATTGTTAACAAATCTCTAAGTACATCATGTATACTGCCATGAAATATTTAGAACACAGAATTCTGCtaccagacaaaaaaaaaaaaagcgattATTCTAAGAAAGGACACTGTGACCGAGACaccattgtttgttttgcagtctCTGTGCTCACTGTTAAAAGCTGCTACTGTATATTGGCTTTGGCCGAGCAGGAGGTGTATTGATCATCCTGTGTGTGAAGTGCTTAATATTAAAGCCAGTTTCACAAATCTTCGTTGATCCTCTTCTCTCGGGCTCATCTGTTTTAATTTGGAAAGTGTAGTGCGTGGTACTCTCCTCAGATGCTGCCAgaaatatctgtctgtctttgctcttcATCATTACTTTTGAGTATTTCATTTCAGAAGACGCTCTCACCGTCGCTTCTTTGATAGAAGTTTTAGCTTTTATGTGATTTTTCTGCACAGAGATGAGTTTGAATGGGTGCAGGTGGAGATTTTGTTTTACTGAATGCCAGCAGCTCCCCCCAGAGGAAGGAAAATGTAATAACTAAACTATGAGGGGTCTggtaaaagataaataaataaatcttgtGATTGACAGTTGCATGCACTCAAGTGAACATCAGCAGATGGTTCACTACAGTCGTCCTAATTAGCGCTTACATTATTAGCTAACTGTCCAATCAAGAGAAAATTCAAtgtttttcaataaataaacaattaatAAACATCCACTGGTCATAGTTACTCTTGTAGTAGGAACCACCATAAGGCCCTCATCATGACAGTGCTTTTTCCCCACACTCAAAACAGTACAGATCACATGACACACAGTCAACTGAACGGTGTCGGGGGCCCTTGGGGGTCTGTCAGTCTGGAGCCCTGGAGCTGGTACCTGCTTTGCCTCATTGGTAATCCAGCCTTAAATGAAGATAAGCAATATTAAAACTTTGTAATATCATTTCTGACATTGCAGACTATAAATGACTAATTTGTGAATTGATAAAGTAATTAGTGCTTTCATTTATGTAATGAAAAAGACAACCTACCCCAGTATTattaaaacagacattaatCTAAGAGTGTAtcctgatttgattttattttattcttgaCTTTATTTGAGTTGTTActtcatttctttgtgttaCTTTACTGGAATttgttttagccattttttCGGTGCAGTTATAACCGCGAACAAAGGAGAAGGAGCTGTGATAATGGGCATGAATAAAATATAGGAATCAATAAGGACGTTGAACCATCGACTCCACCCCAACAATGAACATCTGAGCATTTAAGAGGGCGAGGCTGAGGGAGTCATGATCACGTGCCTGTGTTGACGTCACCTGAAAGTCTCTCTTCCGGGTGTTTTCGCTCAGCTGGACGGCGGCGGTGACAGCGAACTAACGCAGCTTTCTCGAGTTTTAAAACCCCTAATTTTGCCAAAATGAACCGTATATTTGGCAGTTCGAAGCCCAAAGCTCCTCCGCCGAACCTCACGGACTGCATAGGAAGTGTAAGTATAATCCTGAAGGAACTTTTTCAACGCTGTCTTGTGAGTAAACAAAGACCGACCCCCTTCTCGGCTCAgttagctaactgttagctagctaactgctAGCTAACTTTTATGAGCAGAAAACAGGTCAGTCTGTCATATTCAACTGCCATGTTGTCCTAATAAACGAGCCGATTCGTCTATATTAATCATTTTTGACTTTATTGATAGCAGACAGGATTAACCCATTGGGCATTTTTACCTAACACAGTGTATTGATAGGGTCAGGCGATAAACAAGGtatttaaacaaaacaatgggTCCGTCTGTTCAGGTCATGAATCAGCATTATGTCATTTTGAGCAGGAATTTGAGTTATTTAATCGCCATACAGCTGAAACCATACCAGGCTCTCAGTGGGATGACTGACATCGACCAGTTATTCAGGTTATTTGTCAGGGCAGAGCTATTATTAGTCTACGggggtggagaaaaaaaaaacagatgatatGGGATGTTTAATGGTTCTCCATTAGCCTCACTCAAGACACGGTGTATGTGTACCTGAAGGAAAGGCATTCCCTGCACTTTCCTTATAGAGATTATCCGACTGTTGTGATCAATATGTATGATCAGAGTTGAtgtgctgttgtctgttttttaatctAAGGTTGACGGTCGGGCAGAGTCCATCGACAAGAAGATCGCCAGACTAGATGCTGAACTTGTGAAATACAAGgaacagatgaagaagatgagagaCGGGCCCTCAAAGGTGAGATGGCAAAATTTTGATTTAAGTGAGGAATTTTTgatcaaagcaaacaaaactgTGAATCTGACACACTGCTGTTAAGTAATTCTGCCTTAATCGTGATGCACTTGTGTCCCGTTCATGTTGATCATCATTTGGTATCATTGAGGTGTTCtccattatttttctctttcattagAACATGGTCAAGCAAAAAGCTATGAGAGTCCTGAAGCAGAAGAGAATGTAAGTAAAGCCAAAGTGTTTGTATTATTACAACATGACAAATAAACCCTCTGAACGTTTTGCTCATCAATCACAGCTATGAGAGTCtaattgtttttcatcattatgTCTTCCAGGTACGAGGGCCAGAGAGATAATCTCATGCAGCAGTCGTTCAACATGGAACAAGCCAACTACACTATCCAGTCcctgaaagacactaaaactaCAGTAAGACACAGGTTTATCTCCCAGATGTGATAATAACTGAAGAAAGTGTGGCTTTCTGGTAACATTTGCTTTTTCCTTTTAGGTTGACGCCATGAAAACTGGCCTCAAAGACATGAAGAAAGCATACAAGAATGTGAAGATTGACAAGATTGAGGTATTTGTTTCTTGACTACAGGTTTACTTCAATAGGAGGGTCATCTAATGCTGGCAATAAGTCAGCAGTTAAGAgatatattttcttttaatatgCAGGATCTTCAAGATCAGCTGGAAGACATGATGGAGGACGCCAATGACATCCAGGAGGCGATGAGCAGGAGCTATGGCACCCCTGACATTGATGAGGACGACTTGGAAGCAGGTCACTAACACACTCCAATGACTGGATTTTATAGTTTACATAAAATTTAACTTTGATACAAGAAACCACCATTTTCCAGCAATGGTTAATTCCTCATTATGCATGTGTCCACAGAGCTGGACGCGTTGGGAGATGAGTTCCTGATGGACGACGACAGCTCCTACCTGGACGAGGCTTCATCAGCTCCTTCCATCCCAGAGGGCCTGCCTGGAGAGAAGTCAACAAACAGGGTACTTCACAGTTCTTCAGGGTTTTCTCATTAGTTTACAGAGCTGTCTTTATGAGCActcttctccttctgtttcagGATGGCGTTCTGGTGGACGAGTTTGGCCTCCCTCAGATTCCTGCTACATAAAGGAGCGATGAGAGCACTGGTGCTGGTTTTCCATGTATCATAGCCTTTTTTATATTTATCCAACTGACACTCCCAGCCCTAGAGTGCAGCCTTGAAAATCAAAGCTCCGTCAAATGAATGATGGGAACTATAAATTCTGATTATTATTCTGAGTTAGCTAATGTCATTTGTATCTGAGATGATTGTTGGAATCGGGACTCTCTTAACTTTGTACAGTTTCTGCAGCGTTGAGTTGCCAAGAACAGAATAAATTCTATTTTTCAAACGATTCTTAACTTTGTGTGATGCGTTTAAGTCACTTGAAAGTCATTATTTGTACAAAAGTCACTTTATTGTTAAGTTAAGCAGCCAAATAACAGTCAACAACAGTCATTCGGAAACAgttgtgattaaaaaaataaatatcgATTTCTTGCGGACCAGTATCGACAAAAGTAAAGACCCCTGATGGCACATCCACATGATGAAGattatcttcatcatcaccagctCAGCCTGTAAGTCTGAGGGAAGATCTTCCGGTGCAGATATTCCACCacgctgctgttgttttgcagtttttcaaaTTCATAGAAAGGAAtctggaaggaaaaaaacattactcgttcatttcattaaaaacaaacaaccgACGGGTTAACAGCAAAAGAAATGGGAACAACAGTCCAGAAGGTTGTAGTTTATGAGCCATGTAGCTAATAGAATGGACAGATCTAACATTTGACTGACTGTCAAAAGCATGAAAGCGAGGGTCTAACCTGGACAACTTCATATCCCAGAAGCCTCAGATGTCGCTGCTTGATGGCCTCTTTCCCGAGTAGCTGTCTTTTGTTTGACGTGAACCTCTTTCGTCCATCAATACAGAGAGCTATCCTGTAACAGAGCAGTGTGTTCAGACCTGGTACATCACTCGCCTTGACCATCCAGCTCTCAAACATGAACTTTACATTCAGCCTTATACGTGTAATACATAAAACCATTTACCTTTTGTACACCTCATCATTGTAACTGGCAGGAAGCACATATCCCTCCTCATCAAGTTTTATCTCCACATCTAcaggagcaaaaacaaatgttaagCCTTTGGTAGGCAGACGAGAGGAAACATTGAGGAGATTGGCAGCTCTCGTGTTAATGTTACCGAGTGTGTAGCAGTACGGCGTCAGAACTTTGGATCCAAAGTACGAACGACCACCGAGAAATTTCTCCAGTCCAGATTTCACAGAGTTGTACAGCTGTACGTCCACTGGCGTCTCCAGAGAGCGTCCGGGAATGAGGAAAGACTTGATGCGATACTTGGAAAGGAGTTTGGGACCCTGAGGGGACacaaatgcattcattcatctaATTAGATCCATTTTGCTTTCTATTGTCCTTTTTATGGGAAACcatgaaatatattgtttggcaagaaataaacaaatacatttttacacatGTTTGATGCCTGAAGTTGACAATTCACACACGCGTGAAATTTACAGGTAAGTCAGAAAAATGCCCTGAAAGTTTTTATCTACAGTCACTAAAGGAAATGCAGAAAGTCGCTCAGAGCCTGTGCAGGTTTTAACATAGAGGACTGGAATTTACTGAACCTCACAGGCTGATGATGTTGATTAAGAGGGTGTGTATTCAGGTTTCTGACTGTGTACTAATCCTTTAGGGCTGGCCTCAACTTTAACATATTAAACCTTCACATATTTTACCTGATAGAAAGGACACTCCAACTTCAAAGTCATGTAGAGCTGGGTCAGCTGTGCCAGGGTGATCTGGTCCATCCCTTTGCCCTGCTCTGCAACACagtatttgttatttttgtcagtTGTATTGACACTCAGGGTGATACTGCATGTGTCTGACAGGATGCTTTACCTTGCAGTTGCTGGAGGAAGTAACTGCTGAAAACTTTGGAGACGAAGTTAACGGGGAACCTCTCCACCAAGGTGCAggagtgaagcagagagagcatCGTTCGAGGCTGGAAGTGTGAAAAGCGTGAGTGCAGGATGGCCTCAACTTTCCTGAACAGCTGGCTGGCGTTGGGCGGAAGGTACCCGAGCTTTCCCAGAGCCATGATCTGCCTGGCTACCTGGCTGGTGGTGTAATCGTCCGCTCGGTACACGAAGCTCTCCGCGATAGCGTCACACACGGGCGGGGACAGGATGTTCCTGCGGCCAAAGAACTGAATCACCTTGGTGACCGTCTCTGGATGGGAGGTGAAGGCCATTGTGGGCACATACCTCTCTATCGCCTCCACAAAGTAATGATCACTGTGGCCAAAGTGCATAAGGGCTCCAAGCACAATGGTGAGCTCCTCATCAGTGAAGAGCCGTACATGGCGTACGGCCTGCTTACACAGGCTGATCACAAGAGGCATGGCCTGCGACTGATGCAGGGTCACCAGAGCACCAAGCACCCCGCTGACGGCTGCAGGATCCATGCGGGAGGTAACGGTCACAGCGTGGGTGTGCATGGCATTCAACAGGTCCTGGTAGTTTCCATCTTGAACCACACCACCTTGCAGTAATCTATAAACAGCAATGAGATCTACTAGGCTCCACTGGGCAGGCTTCTGCTTCTGGATTTGCTCCATCACCTGTTCCAGCATCACACACTCAGGACCGTCTATAGCCAGCATCGCTTGGCCCAGTGTGCACAGCTGCCCCACAGTCATCTGCCCTCTGTCTAACCTCTCCTGGCTCTCAGACACCAGCCGAACCATCAGCGTGCTCCACGGATCCAAAAAGAGGCGTGTGCAAGCCAAGAGAGCTGATACCAGCCCAGCATCTGTCAGCCGCTTAGACTCCTGCTCCAGCTGGAAGCACAAAGCTACGATGGTGTCCTTCTCCAGCACTGTGGGATCCCTCAGAGAGTTACCCACCTGCTCCAGGTCGGCCACACGGTGAAGCGCTGCTGCAGCCATGGTGTCACACATGATCCCCACTGAGCGTAGCAGTGTGAACACCTGCCGGGACGAGGAGCAGCTCTTCAGACGCTGCTGGAAAACCTGTTCCTCTGCAGCCGTGGGTGGGTGCAGCTGGGTCAGACGGAGCCGAGGTCCCGAGTCTCTGTGGAGTCCGACAGAGCTGCTGGCGACGAAGCACGGCTCcctgatgatggtggtggtcaGGGTCCTTCTACCGCAGTCCGGCTGGAGCCTTCCGCAGGTCTGGCTCCGGATGCAGCCGGCAGCTGAGGTACACAGGCAAGGTACACATAGCTGCTGACCCGCACTGCTGGCACTCAGGAGCCTGGTGGGGCAGACGGGTCCAACAGGAGGGTAACGTTGAATCCCGAATAGCCAGAGCTGCGGAAATCTCTGGATCAGCTTCAGAGCCATGACTCTGAAACAGGACGGGTCATACCCAGCTGaaacagcaagaaagaaaaacttaTAAACAAAAATAAGCAATAAAAGATCTCTAAGGATTTGTTCGAAGACGACGCATTGATTCACAATATGTAACTAAACCGAAATACATAACTACGGGTAGTGAGAGGGACTCAGACCCTCCCCTCTGATGTTAACTAACCAACCTTGAGCGTgctgttagctaacgttagctacttAGCTGCTAGCTTCATGGCTAGCCTCGAAGTGTCGTACTGCTCTGACTAGCGTTTTTAAGACTAACGCTTTGACTCACAGTGGTAAATAAATAGCAAATGAGAAGATGAACCCGACAAAAATCATACCCGAACTTTCCAACAACAGCAAACGGTCACGGAACCGGACGATGAAGCGTCCCAACGTGACTCCGTAAGGCTTGTGAGGCTTTCAATGCACCTCGTAAGTCTGAACTGCTCAAGTTGAAGAACGACTTCTCAACCTTTTCGATTTTTTGATTGGAAGTAAAATTGACCGTGCAACAGAAATATTGCTAGATAATTAAACAACGCAATGCTCGCACAGGAGTAAACGAAAGGGTGGACCTATACTACAGAGAGGTGTTGCTTGATTCTTATTAACTTTAGCTCTGAAACACGCCATGTTGCCATTATCTTTGCGTAAACCCCTTCCATGAAGTTCACATCTCAAATTTCCATTCTGATAACTTAAGATGTTACAGAAATATTCATACGACCACCACATCACCATACCAAGCATTTTTAATTGCCTCTCAACTCTGAGGAACTTTAGGTGATGTTTTATCAGACAGCATTTGGAGGCAGCATGACGCAGTTTGAAACGTTCATACAATATTCATACACTAGAGGGCGATATAACCAGTAAGTCAAAGTCCAATGAACAATGTGTTCCTCACTCCAAGTAAAGACCCCTACAAAACCCCTTCCCCTTATCATAGTCGATTAGACTGTAATTTGACTGTACTGTAATTCCAAAAACGCAGAGTATGCCTAGTGACTTTGTCCACTACAGGCCACCATTAACACTGTGGACTCAAAGGGCCTTTAAAAGTTGAGATGCATCCTGCTGAACAgtggaagtactcagatcctaAAAGTAACAATACCTATGCATtaccagcaaaatgtacttttaagtATCAAAAGTCAAAGAACTAACTATGCAAACAACCACGTTCACAGTGTTAAATTATGGAGCCCTCAACCTCCAAActgtatattttaaatattgt from Chaetodon auriga isolate fChaAug3 chromosome 21, fChaAug3.hap1, whole genome shotgun sequence encodes the following:
- the LOC143314438 gene encoding delta-type opioid receptor-like, which produces MESTPVEIFKEENKCLSTLLEDCPVNSSAWVSGYSDSRNVTPDDGWEQEGMSPIIPIITAVYSVVFVVGLLGNCLVMYVIIRYTKMKTATNIYIFNLALADALVTTTMPFQSTDYLLNTWPFGEVVCKVFISIDYYNMFTSIFTLTMMSVDRYVAVCHPVKALDFRTPIKAKMINVCIWILSSAAGIPAFVLGGTQTKSDITECALQFPEPYVYWDTLMKICVFVFAFVVPVLIITVCYSLMVLRLKSVRMLSGSREKDRNLRRITRLVVVVVAVFVICWTPIHIFILVKALVSVPETTAIMAAYFFCVALGYTNSSLNPVLYAFLDENFKRCFKDFCLSAKLRGEKVSGSKKAPGTMREAAVPLENPDGTSKPT
- the chmp5b gene encoding charged multivesicular body protein 5, with protein sequence MNRIFGSSKPKAPPPNLTDCIGSVDGRAESIDKKIARLDAELVKYKEQMKKMRDGPSKNMVKQKAMRVLKQKRMYEGQRDNLMQQSFNMEQANYTIQSLKDTKTTVDAMKTGLKDMKKAYKNVKIDKIEDLQDQLEDMMEDANDIQEAMSRSYGTPDIDEDDLEAELDALGDEFLMDDDSSYLDEASSAPSIPEGLPGEKSTNRDGVLVDEFGLPQIPAT
- the fastkd3 gene encoding FAST kinase domain-containing protein 3, mitochondrial — translated: MALKLIQRFPQLWLFGIQRYPPVGPVCPTRLLSASSAGQQLCVPCLCTSAAGCIRSQTCGRLQPDCGRRTLTTTIIREPCFVASSSVGLHRDSGPRLRLTQLHPPTAAEEQVFQQRLKSCSSSRQVFTLLRSVGIMCDTMAAAALHRVADLEQVGNSLRDPTVLEKDTIVALCFQLEQESKRLTDAGLVSALLACTRLFLDPWSTLMVRLVSESQERLDRGQMTVGQLCTLGQAMLAIDGPECVMLEQVMEQIQKQKPAQWSLVDLIAVYRLLQGGVVQDGNYQDLLNAMHTHAVTVTSRMDPAAVSGVLGALVTLHQSQAMPLVISLCKQAVRHVRLFTDEELTIVLGALMHFGHSDHYFVEAIERYVPTMAFTSHPETVTKVIQFFGRRNILSPPVCDAIAESFVYRADDYTTSQVARQIMALGKLGYLPPNASQLFRKVEAILHSRFSHFQPRTMLSLLHSCTLVERFPVNFVSKVFSSYFLQQLQEQGKGMDQITLAQLTQLYMTLKLECPFYQGPKLLSKYRIKSFLIPGRSLETPVDVQLYNSVKSGLEKFLGGRSYFGSKVLTPYCYTLDVEIKLDEEGYVLPASYNDEVYKRIALCIDGRKRFTSNKRQLLGKEAIKQRHLRLLGYEVVQIPFYEFEKLQNNSSVVEYLHRKIFPQTYRLSW